The following proteins are co-located in the Meriones unguiculatus strain TT.TT164.6M chromosome 4, Bangor_MerUng_6.1, whole genome shotgun sequence genome:
- the Saraf gene encoding store-operated calcium entry-associated regulatory factor isoform X2: MAVAAVGLPGAACCWLLRLLSFLLVAGPALCWNDPDRILLRDVKALTLHHDRYTTSRRLDPIPQLKCVGGTAGCDAFTPKVIQCQNKGWDGYDVQWECKTDLDIAYKFGKTVVSCEGYESSEDQYVLRGSCGLEYNLDYTELGLKKLKESGKHQGFSDYYHKLYSSDSSGVGGLVTIGVLLALAYVVYKLFLSDGQGSPPPYSEYPPYSQHYSRFTSAAGAPPPGFKSEFTASQYGAPTVLELTLQTKLANPQKSASASQVLGLKDHRTLAMVQLLALGVLLQDKAVTVQGRASGLAWVLEDC, translated from the exons ATGGCGGTGGCCGCTGTCGGCCTCCCGGGAGCCGCGTGCTGCTGGCTGTTGCGCCTGCTGTCATTCCTGCTGGTGGCCGGCCCTGCGCTGTGCTGGAACGACCCTG ACAGAATCCTGTTGCGGGATGTGAAGGCTCTCACCCTCCACCATGACCGCTACACCACCTCCCGCAGGCTGGACCCTATTCCACAGCTGAAATGTGTGGGAGGCACAGCCGGTTGTGATGCCTTTACCCCCAAGGTGATCCAGTGCCAGAACAAAGGCTGGGACGGATACGATGTGCAG TGGGAATGTAAGACCGATTTGGATATTGCATACAAATTTGGCAAAACTGTGGTGAGCTGTGAAGGGTATGAGTCCTCTGAAGACCAGTATGTACTCAGGGGTTCCTGCGGCTTGGAGTACAACTTGGATTACACAGAACTGGGcctgaagaaactgaaggagtctggGAAACACCAAGGCTTCTCTGATTATTATCACAAGCTGTACTCCTCTGATTCCTCTGGTGTTGGCGGATTGGTTACCATTGGGGTACTCCTTGCGCTTGCCTATGTGGTTTATAAGCTGTTCCTTAGTGACGGCCAGGGTTCTCCTCCGCCATATTCTGAGTACCCGCCGTATTCCCAGCACTATTCCAGGTTTACCAGTGCTGCAGGAGCGCCTCCCCCAGGCTTTAAGTCTGAGTTCACAG CGTCTCAGTATGGAGCcccgactgtcctggaactcacattgcAGACCAAGCTGGCAAACCCACAGAaatccgcctctgcctcccaggtgctgggactaaag GACCACAGAACCCTGGCTATGGTGCAGCTTCTGGCTTTGGGAGTGCTTTTACAGGACAAGGCTGTGACAGTTCAGGGCCGGGCTTCTGGACTGGCCTGGGTGCTGGAGGATTGCTAG